Proteins from one Niallia circulans genomic window:
- a CDS encoding Cof-type HAD-IIB family hydrolase — protein MVKCIAIDMDGTLLTSAQEITAENREAIKLAQESGVEVVIATGRAYEEAGDLLKDAGIITPMICANGAEIRTSTHEVIQTNPLSKDLAKEVAEILHSHQVYYEVYTNKGTYTLDKTMARSLIMDIFTVNGHVKDMDMDEIKKAAEERLQEVNQLDSYAVLFEDESQVIYKLLAFHFEPVTLNEVREKLKSFAKLAVSASGKENIEITAVEAQKGIALEEFVEARGISLQDTMAIGDNYNDLSMMLKVGRAVAMGNADEEIKRQCHFVTATNEESGVGKAIKLALEV, from the coding sequence ATGGTGAAATGTATTGCTATTGATATGGATGGTACGCTGTTGACATCTGCTCAGGAAATTACTGCAGAAAACCGCGAAGCGATAAAACTTGCTCAAGAGAGCGGGGTTGAGGTTGTGATTGCAACAGGCCGTGCTTATGAAGAGGCAGGGGACTTGTTGAAGGATGCTGGCATCATTACACCGATGATTTGTGCAAATGGGGCAGAAATCCGCACTAGCACTCATGAAGTAATCCAAACAAATCCATTAAGCAAGGACCTTGCAAAGGAAGTTGCTGAAATTTTGCATAGTCATCAAGTTTATTATGAAGTGTATACAAATAAAGGAACATATACTTTAGATAAGACAATGGCGAGATCATTGATTATGGATATCTTTACTGTTAATGGTCATGTAAAGGATATGGATATGGACGAAATTAAGAAGGCTGCTGAGGAGCGTCTGCAGGAGGTTAACCAGCTGGACAGCTATGCTGTTTTGTTTGAGGATGAGTCCCAAGTTATTTATAAGCTGCTGGCATTCCACTTTGAACCAGTCACATTAAATGAGGTAAGAGAGAAGCTGAAGAGCTTTGCGAAGCTTGCAGTCAGTGCATCAGGCAAGGAAAATATTGAAATTACTGCTGTTGAAGCTCAAAAGGGTATCGCGTTAGAGGAGTTTGTTGAAGCAAGAGGCATTTCCTTACAAGACACGATGGCAATTGGCGACAATTATAACGATCTTTCTATGATGCTAAAGGTAGGAAGAGCAGTTGCAATGGGAAATGCTGATGAAGAGATCAAAAGACAGTGTCACTTTGTCACAGCAACGAACGAGGAAAGTGGCGTTGGCAAGGCAATTAAGCTTGCACTTGAGGTATAA
- a CDS encoding TetR/AcrR family transcriptional regulator, which produces MSDQENILDFILKDEDNVTEKQKKIIAAAIEAFSEKGFAATSTSEIAKKAGVAEGTIFRHYKTKKDLLLKLLSPMVSKLIAPIVLKDFNKVLDAEHHSFEGFLRAVVKNRMEFLQKNEALFKILIQEIPFHQDLREIFIDQIASKVFKRLNEIMDFYKEKGEVLDIPSMSAVRLAVTSIFGYFIARHLILPDIHWDDEAEIERTIQFILAGLAPKS; this is translated from the coding sequence ATGAGTGACCAAGAAAACATATTAGACTTCATCTTAAAGGATGAAGATAATGTGACTGAAAAACAGAAAAAGATAATTGCTGCTGCCATTGAAGCATTTTCCGAGAAGGGGTTTGCAGCGACCTCAACGAGTGAAATTGCCAAGAAGGCTGGTGTTGCCGAAGGAACAATTTTCCGCCATTACAAGACGAAAAAAGACTTGCTGCTTAAGCTTCTTTCTCCGATGGTGTCAAAGCTGATTGCCCCCATTGTGCTCAAGGATTTTAACAAGGTACTCGATGCCGAGCATCACAGCTTTGAGGGATTTTTGCGAGCGGTCGTTAAAAACCGCATGGAATTTCTTCAAAAAAACGAGGCTCTATTTAAAATTCTCATACAGGAAATCCCTTTCCATCAGGATTTGAGGGAGATATTCATTGATCAAATTGCCTCTAAGGTCTTTAAGCGCTTAAATGAAATAATGGATTTTTATAAGGAAAAAGGAGAAGTACTAGACATTCCCAGCATGTCGGCAGTACGTTTGGCAGTTACCTCCATCTTTGGCTACTTTATTGCAAGGCACCTCATTCTCCCTGACATACACTGGGATGATGAGGCTGAAATAGAAAGAACGATTCAGTTTATCTTGGCCGGTCTTGCACCTAAAAGCTAA
- a CDS encoding ABC transporter permease, which translates to MRIRALVIRILQQVYRDKRTVAMMILAPIFILTMVHLVFNSDSYEPEIGLIDAPSKLQEALPDNATSIYKTEAAAKKDLAAGKIDGYLKVDSTIHIMVEGSDPSVSKAVVETLRTAFPSTDAAKVDALYGETDMSQFDSFGPILLGFFAFFFVFLVAGVSFLRERTSGTLERLLSSPVRRWELVLSYVIGFGLFTMIQSAIIVFYAVYILGMMNEGSILLVLLTTLILSLTALTLGILLSTFAKNELQMIQFIPIIVVPQVFFSGLFPLETISRSISWISTITPLYYAGHALKDVMIRGKGLGNIAEPLLILLCFSLLFIFINIAALKRYRKI; encoded by the coding sequence ATGAGAATTAGAGCATTAGTTATTCGGATTTTGCAGCAGGTTTACCGGGATAAACGAACAGTCGCAATGATGATACTTGCCCCAATCTTTATTTTGACAATGGTTCATCTCGTTTTTAACAGCGACAGCTACGAACCTGAAATTGGTCTTATTGATGCCCCAAGCAAGCTTCAAGAAGCACTTCCTGATAATGCAACAAGCATTTATAAAACAGAAGCAGCCGCAAAAAAAGACTTAGCTGCAGGTAAAATTGACGGTTATCTCAAAGTCGACAGTACGATACACATCATGGTGGAAGGCAGCGATCCAAGCGTCAGCAAAGCGGTAGTAGAAACACTCCGAACAGCATTTCCATCAACAGATGCAGCTAAGGTAGATGCCTTATATGGGGAAACAGATATGAGCCAATTCGACTCCTTCGGCCCTATTCTGCTTGGTTTTTTTGCTTTTTTCTTTGTGTTCCTTGTTGCAGGTGTTTCCTTTTTAAGAGAAAGAACATCTGGTACATTGGAAAGACTTCTATCTAGTCCCGTCAGGAGATGGGAGCTTGTGCTCTCCTATGTGATAGGATTTGGGTTATTTACAATGATTCAATCTGCCATCATTGTTTTCTATGCCGTTTATATACTTGGCATGATGAATGAAGGATCCATCCTGTTAGTGCTTTTGACAACGTTAATTCTGTCTTTAACAGCACTGACACTTGGCATTCTGTTATCGACTTTCGCTAAAAATGAACTGCAGATGATCCAATTTATTCCGATTATTGTCGTACCACAGGTGTTCTTTTCAGGACTATTCCCATTAGAAACGATATCTCGCTCCATCAGCTGGATTTCTACTATCACCCCGTTGTATTATGCTGGTCATGCACTAAAGGACGTCATGATAAGAGGAAAAGGGCTAGGAAATATCGCAGAACCACTCCTGATACTGCTCTGTTTTTCTCTGCTGTTTATTTTTATTAATATAGCGGCATTAAAGAGATATCGTAAAATATAA
- a CDS encoding ABC transporter ATP-binding protein has protein sequence MDVNPVVSVHHLSKAFGIRPVLENIAMEVQQGEILGLLGPSGAGKTTLVKAIIGLESPDSGNVSVLGTTMPDLEIIEQIGYMAQADALYHDLTALENLQFFARLYGLSKGQRKVRIEEAAQLVNLSDQLHKPIAQYSGGMKRRLSICIALLNKPKLLILDEPTVGIDPVLRKGIWKTFRQLKESGTSIIVTTHVMDEAEKCDRLAMIRNGKIIAIDSPQQLIKRSNTQTMEEAFLFYGGVENEN, from the coding sequence ATGGATGTTAATCCGGTTGTATCTGTACATCATCTCTCCAAAGCCTTTGGCATACGTCCTGTATTAGAAAATATCGCTATGGAGGTCCAACAAGGCGAGATATTAGGATTGCTTGGTCCATCTGGAGCTGGTAAAACAACACTTGTAAAAGCAATTATTGGGCTCGAATCACCTGATAGTGGCAATGTGTCTGTACTTGGAACAACCATGCCTGATTTAGAAATCATCGAGCAAATTGGCTATATGGCTCAAGCAGATGCCCTTTATCATGATTTAACGGCATTAGAAAACCTCCAGTTTTTCGCCCGCTTGTATGGTCTAAGCAAGGGGCAACGAAAGGTTAGGATAGAAGAGGCCGCACAGCTTGTAAATCTTTCTGACCAGCTTCATAAACCAATAGCGCAATATTCAGGTGGCATGAAACGAAGATTATCTATTTGCATTGCTCTGTTAAATAAACCAAAGCTGCTTATTTTAGATGAGCCTACTGTTGGAATTGACCCTGTTCTTCGCAAAGGTATTTGGAAAACATTCCGTCAGCTTAAAGAGTCAGGAACCTCCATTATCGTCACAACGCATGTTATGGATGAAGCGGAAAAATGCGACAGGCTCGCGATGATTCGCAATGGCAAAATTATTGCAATAGATTCCCCCCAGCAATTGATAAAGCGTAGTAATACGCAAACAATGGAGGAAGCATTCTTATTTTATGGAGGGGTCGAAAATGAGAATTAG
- a CDS encoding SRPBCC family protein, whose amino-acid sequence MADFRASVIITEPVDVVFAYFANMSYAPEYMSNVEETEKLTDGPVGVGTKYRELRKVRGKKATAEIEYLAYEKNVAIKRRSNSNGLLVDYDYRFAEIQEGTQVEFEGKVHVKGLMMRLTKRVLVNIIKTEDGDHVQKAKELLESEESSLEINREY is encoded by the coding sequence ATGGCAGACTTTCGTGCAAGTGTCATTATAACAGAACCCGTAGATGTTGTTTTTGCCTACTTTGCCAATATGAGCTATGCGCCAGAGTACATGAGCAATGTCGAGGAAACAGAAAAGCTCACAGATGGACCTGTCGGGGTTGGAACTAAATATAGGGAATTACGAAAAGTGCGTGGAAAAAAAGCAACAGCTGAAATAGAATATCTTGCTTATGAAAAAAACGTTGCAATTAAGCGAAGAAGCAATTCAAATGGGCTTCTTGTTGACTATGATTATCGCTTTGCTGAGATTCAAGAGGGTACTCAGGTTGAGTTTGAAGGAAAGGTACATGTGAAGGGCTTAATGATGAGACTGACAAAAAGGGTGCTTGTCAATATCATTAAGACAGAGGATGGCGACCATGTCCAAAAAGCGAAGGAACTACTTGAAAGTGAAGAATCCAGCCTGGAGATTAATAGAGAATATTAA
- the bshB2 gene encoding bacillithiol biosynthesis deacetylase BshB2, translating into MEKERHVLVIFPHPDDEAFSVSGTIAKYIHDGTPVTYACLTLGQMGRNLGSPPFATRETLPDVRREELMEAARVLGLEDLRMLGYRDKTIEFLEESVLVNEFTGLIEELNPSLIISFYPGYSVHPDHDATAEAVVRTLEKMDPSQRPKLLCLAFSRNCIEDLGEPDVHIDVQNFAEKKIATIAAHRSQTQLYALSLQEGLKNQDPEILERLYTERLWTYKFN; encoded by the coding sequence TTGGAAAAAGAAAGACATGTTTTAGTCATCTTTCCCCATCCAGATGATGAAGCTTTTAGTGTTTCTGGAACTATTGCAAAGTATATACATGACGGAACGCCTGTCACATATGCTTGCTTGACACTGGGACAAATGGGCAGGAATCTTGGAAGTCCTCCATTTGCAACAAGAGAAACGCTGCCAGATGTTCGCAGAGAGGAACTTATGGAGGCAGCTAGAGTGCTTGGCCTTGAAGACTTAAGAATGTTAGGCTATAGAGATAAGACAATCGAATTCTTAGAAGAATCCGTTCTTGTCAATGAATTCACAGGTTTGATTGAAGAATTGAACCCATCCTTGATTATTTCTTTCTATCCTGGATACTCTGTTCATCCAGATCATGATGCAACAGCAGAGGCTGTAGTTAGAACGTTAGAGAAAATGGACCCATCGCAAAGACCAAAGCTGCTTTGTCTTGCCTTTTCCCGTAACTGCATAGAGGACTTAGGTGAGCCGGATGTTCACATTGATGTCCAAAACTTCGCAGAAAAGAAAATTGCTACAATTGCGGCACATCGTTCACAGACACAGCTTTATGCTTTATCGTTACAAGAAGGTTTAAAAAACCAAGACCCAGAAATACTTGAACGACTGTATACAGAAAGACTATGGACTTACAAGTTCAACTAA
- a CDS encoding YojF family protein: protein MEFVQADKVQEQINDKANKEVYIHLETTNGAYANHNDETFFNSGAYIRNAKLVYEYGKITGEGPYRVGLKTELGWIYAEGINHYEVDDKGRLLLAGLDFTGKLAVALQISDKPFD, encoded by the coding sequence ATGGAGTTTGTTCAAGCAGATAAGGTTCAAGAGCAAATTAATGATAAAGCAAATAAGGAAGTTTATATTCATTTAGAAACAACAAATGGTGCTTATGCAAATCATAATGATGAAACCTTCTTTAATTCAGGTGCCTACATCCGCAATGCAAAGCTTGTTTATGAATATGGAAAAATCACAGGTGAAGGACCATATCGAGTAGGACTAAAAACAGAGCTTGGCTGGATTTATGCAGAGGGAATCAACCATTATGAGGTAGATGATAAAGGACGCCTGCTATTGGCTGGTCTTGATTTTACAGGAAAGCTTGCTGTAGCTTTGCAAATTAGTGATAAACCGTTTGATTAA
- the pdxK gene encoding pyridoxine/pyridoxal/pyridoxamine kinase, which yields MKKVLTLAGSDTSGGAGIQADLKTFQELGVYGMTALTTIVTMDPKNHWHHNVFPQNIDTVKSQLETVLSVGIDAMKTGMLGSVEIIEEAAKMIDENKVKHVVIDPVMVCKGEDEVLHPETADALRELLVPRATVVTPNLFEAWQLAKTDHPIRTVDDMKEAAVKIHALGPKYVLIKGGSKLNHDKAVDVLYDGKDFTILESELVDTTYTHGAGCTNSAAITAELAKGKSVEEAVQVAKDFITAAISNGFKLNEYVGPTMHGAYRNEKNGVTVK from the coding sequence ATGAAAAAAGTATTAACTTTAGCTGGATCTGACACGAGTGGAGGCGCAGGTATTCAAGCTGATTTAAAGACATTCCAAGAACTTGGAGTTTATGGAATGACTGCTTTGACAACAATTGTTACGATGGACCCTAAAAACCATTGGCATCATAATGTTTTCCCACAAAATATTGATACGGTTAAATCTCAATTGGAAACTGTTCTTTCTGTTGGAATTGATGCAATGAAAACAGGCATGCTTGGTTCTGTGGAAATCATTGAAGAAGCTGCAAAAATGATTGATGAGAATAAAGTGAAACATGTTGTCATTGACCCTGTTATGGTTTGTAAAGGCGAAGACGAAGTACTTCACCCGGAAACTGCTGACGCTTTAAGAGAACTGCTAGTTCCAAGAGCTACTGTTGTAACACCTAACCTGTTCGAGGCGTGGCAATTGGCTAAAACCGATCATCCGATTAGAACAGTCGATGATATGAAGGAAGCTGCCGTTAAAATCCATGCTTTAGGACCAAAATATGTGTTGATTAAAGGCGGCAGCAAATTAAATCATGACAAAGCTGTAGATGTTCTTTATGATGGAAAAGATTTCACCATTCTTGAAAGCGAACTTGTCGATACAACATATACACATGGTGCTGGCTGCACAAATTCTGCTGCTATAACAGCAGAGCTTGCAAAGGGCAAATCAGTGGAAGAAGCTGTTCAAGTAGCTAAGGATTTCATTACAGCTGCAATCAGCAATGGCTTTAAGCTGAATGAATATGTCGGCCCAACAATGCATGGTGCTTACCGCAACGAAAAAAACGGTGTTACTGTTAAGTAA
- a CDS encoding molybdenum cofactor biosynthesis protein MoaE → MNYRIVHTPIVIQDAIDLVTSRNAGAITTFIGTVREITGNKKTVWLSYEAYEPMAIKKLEEIGNEIKEKWQEAKVAIFHRVGELEITDIAVVIAVSTPHRNDAYEANRYAIERIKEIVPIWKKEHWEDGEEWIGDQKQTKAYPSGKPEGVDINE, encoded by the coding sequence ATGAACTATCGAATTGTCCATACACCTATAGTTATCCAAGATGCGATTGATCTTGTCACAAGCAGAAATGCAGGAGCCATTACCACCTTTATCGGAACTGTAAGAGAAATAACAGGAAATAAAAAGACAGTGTGGCTTTCCTATGAAGCGTATGAGCCAATGGCTATTAAAAAACTTGAGGAAATCGGTAATGAAATAAAAGAGAAATGGCAGGAAGCAAAGGTAGCCATATTTCATCGGGTTGGTGAGCTGGAAATAACAGATATAGCAGTTGTTATCGCAGTCTCGACACCACACAGAAATGATGCATATGAGGCAAACCGCTATGCGATTGAGAGAATTAAAGAAATAGTGCCAATCTGGAAAAAGGAACACTGGGAAGATGGAGAAGAATGGATAGGTGATCAAAAGCAGACAAAGGCCTATCCGAGCGGCAAGCCGGAAGGAGTCGATATAAATGAATAA
- a CDS encoding MoaD/ThiS family protein, which translates to MNKLLFFAGLKEIIKADYLEMDLTGKTVREVKAELLTRYSDLSLDSVMTAINEEFALDDDIIERNDIIAFIPPVSGG; encoded by the coding sequence ATGAATAAACTGCTTTTTTTCGCAGGCTTGAAGGAGATTATTAAAGCTGATTATTTAGAGATGGATTTGACTGGAAAAACGGTAAGAGAAGTAAAGGCTGAGCTTTTGACGCGTTACAGTGATCTGTCATTAGATTCAGTTATGACAGCAATTAATGAAGAATTTGCTCTAGATGATGACATTATTGAAAGAAATGACATTATTGCATTTATACCGCCTGTAAGCGGTGGGTGA
- a CDS encoding ThiF family adenylyltransferase: MEANRYSRQTLFPQIGAGGQAKIQKKHVLIIGAGALGSGSAEMLVRAGIGKLTIIDRDYVELSNLQRQQLYTEEDANEKVPKAIAAEKRLKAINAETVITPIVAEATKELLEEYVEAADLLIDATDNFETRMLLNDLAILHQTPWIYGACVGSSGMCFTIIPEETPCLHCLLHTLPVQGMTCDTVGIIAPAVQMVVSHQVTEALKILVEDKQSLRGSLFHFDLWTNEYANMKVSRAKNPSCQTCGTNRVYPFLRSENLTKTAVLCGRDTVQIRPPKQKKLSLNKLTASLKQNGYPVKANPFLLSVEIGGNRVVLFEDGRALVHNTKDTVFARSLYDKLLG, translated from the coding sequence ATGGAAGCTAATCGTTATTCGAGACAAACGCTGTTTCCGCAAATAGGAGCTGGTGGGCAAGCGAAAATTCAAAAGAAGCATGTTCTTATTATTGGGGCAGGCGCACTGGGGTCAGGTTCTGCGGAAATGCTAGTCAGAGCTGGTATAGGCAAGCTGACAATCATAGATAGGGATTATGTGGAGCTAAGCAATTTGCAGCGGCAGCAGCTATATACAGAAGAAGATGCAAATGAAAAAGTACCAAAGGCAATTGCGGCTGAAAAAAGGCTGAAAGCTATTAATGCAGAAACCGTTATTACCCCGATAGTGGCAGAGGCAACAAAGGAATTATTGGAAGAATATGTGGAAGCTGCAGATCTTTTAATAGATGCTACTGATAATTTTGAGACGAGAATGCTTTTGAATGATTTGGCGATATTACATCAAACTCCTTGGATATATGGTGCTTGTGTGGGAAGTTCCGGCATGTGCTTCACTATTATTCCAGAAGAGACTCCATGTCTCCATTGCCTGCTTCACACCCTTCCTGTGCAAGGGATGACCTGTGATACTGTTGGAATTATTGCCCCAGCTGTTCAGATGGTCGTGTCACATCAAGTTACAGAGGCGCTGAAAATTCTAGTGGAAGACAAACAGTCTTTAAGAGGGAGTTTATTTCACTTTGATCTCTGGACAAATGAATATGCAAATATGAAGGTTTCTCGCGCCAAAAATCCTTCCTGCCAAACATGCGGAACGAACCGGGTCTATCCGTTTCTAAGGAGCGAAAATCTAACAAAAACAGCTGTTTTATGTGGGCGAGATACAGTCCAAATAAGACCGCCAAAACAAAAGAAGCTCTCATTAAATAAACTGACAGCTAGCTTAAAACAGAACGGTTATCCTGTTAAAGCCAATCCATTTTTGCTGTCTGTCGAAATCGGTGGAAACAGAGTTGTTCTCTTTGAGGATGGCAGAGCACTCGTGCATAATACTAAAGACACGGTGTTTGCAAGGTCCTTATACGATAAACTGCTTGGTTAA
- a CDS encoding general stress protein, with protein sequence MYKVEVVENGVQATNVINQLENQGYTKDNIYIFAHDKDRSEDLTAATDTGDVSMKEQGLMDTIGNVFRKRGDELRSKMQSVGLTEMEAEKYEEVLDTGKLVIVGHQQ encoded by the coding sequence ATGTATAAAGTAGAAGTAGTTGAAAATGGTGTACAAGCAACTAACGTAATTAACCAATTGGAAAACCAAGGGTATACAAAGGATAATATTTATATTTTCGCCCATGACAAAGACCGTTCAGAGGATTTGACAGCTGCCACAGATACTGGCGATGTTAGTATGAAGGAACAAGGCTTAATGGACACAATCGGAAATGTCTTCCGAAAAAGAGGAGACGAGCTTCGTTCTAAAATGCAATCTGTTGGATTGACTGAAATGGAAGCAGAGAAATATGAGGAAGTGCTGGACACAGGCAAACTAGTTATCGTCGGCCACCAGCAATAA
- a CDS encoding DUF4230 domain-containing protein, producing MKRKDWKQANREQAAAVMEAERRSYFPRIGFFNKTKRQIKRSFFLIVILFLLAAAVIVWWKTAITNEPAIKQGSFVEQMKDLSSLATSQAFVKVILEKEDNEIFGKEISANLPGTQRKILLVVPGSVTAGVDLEGLQSDRIMIDEDNKEISLKLPHAEFLQEPSIDFDQVETYSISGLFRGDVDWEEGYQLAAEAKEEITKEAESQGVLAKAEANAEKSLKEFYSQLGYSVKVEYTED from the coding sequence ATGAAAAGAAAAGATTGGAAACAAGCAAATCGTGAACAGGCAGCAGCTGTTATGGAAGCAGAAAGACGCTCTTATTTTCCGAGAATAGGATTTTTTAATAAAACTAAACGACAAATCAAACGGTCATTTTTTCTAATAGTTATCCTGTTTCTCCTAGCAGCAGCTGTCATTGTTTGGTGGAAAACAGCGATAACAAATGAGCCAGCAATAAAGCAGGGAAGCTTTGTTGAGCAGATGAAGGATTTATCCTCATTAGCTACATCCCAAGCATTCGTGAAGGTTATTTTAGAGAAGGAGGACAATGAGATATTTGGGAAAGAAATCAGTGCAAACCTGCCTGGAACGCAACGAAAAATCCTTCTTGTTGTCCCTGGCTCTGTAACTGCGGGTGTTGATTTAGAAGGGCTTCAATCTGACCGTATAATGATTGATGAGGACAATAAAGAGATTAGCCTAAAGCTTCCGCATGCTGAATTTTTGCAAGAGCCTTCTATAGACTTTGATCAAGTAGAAACGTATTCTATTTCGGGTTTATTTAGAGGAGATGTTGATTGGGAAGAAGGTTATCAACTTGCTGCAGAGGCTAAAGAAGAAATAACAAAAGAAGCAGAGTCCCAAGGGGTTTTAGCAAAGGCTGAGGCAAATGCGGAAAAGTCACTAAAGGAATTTTATAGCCAACTAGGATATAGTGTTAAAGTAGAATATACAGAAGACTAA
- a CDS encoding uracil-DNA glycosylase: MLDFINNDWQQLLERERKKEYFARLEDFLLEEYSQHTIYPAQEDIYNSLKYTPYNEVKVVFLGQDPYHGPHQAHGLSFSVKPGVKKPPSLVNIFKELQADIGCPIPETGYLKEWATQGVLMLNTVLTVRDGLANSHRGKGWEVFTNEIIKELNKRQEPVVFVLWGKPAQEKMKLIDTNRHRIITSSHPSPLSAYRGFFGSKPFSQINAILEELGTKPINWCADDCFDKE, translated from the coding sequence ATGTTGGATTTCATTAATAATGACTGGCAGCAGTTGTTAGAGCGCGAACGGAAAAAAGAGTATTTTGCTAGACTAGAAGACTTTTTGTTAGAGGAGTATAGCCAGCATACGATTTATCCTGCACAGGAAGACATTTATAATAGCTTAAAATATACTCCGTATAATGAAGTGAAGGTAGTGTTTTTAGGGCAAGATCCCTATCATGGTCCTCACCAGGCCCACGGGTTGAGCTTTTCAGTTAAACCAGGTGTTAAGAAGCCTCCTTCTCTCGTAAATATCTTTAAAGAGCTGCAAGCGGATATTGGCTGTCCGATTCCGGAAACCGGCTATTTAAAGGAATGGGCAACACAAGGTGTCCTTATGCTCAACACGGTTCTTACAGTAAGAGACGGTTTGGCTAATTCTCACCGCGGAAAAGGCTGGGAAGTATTCACAAATGAGATAATTAAAGAGTTAAATAAAAGACAGGAACCAGTAGTATTTGTTTTATGGGGAAAACCGGCACAAGAGAAAATGAAGCTTATTGATACAAACAGACATCGGATTATTACTTCGAGTCATCCGAGTCCATTATCAGCTTACAGGGGCTTCTTTGGAAGCAAGCCCTTCTCCCAAATTAACGCCATATTAGAAGAGTTGGGGACGAAACCAATAAATTGGTGTGCAGATGATTGTTTTGATAAGGAATAA
- a CDS encoding uracil-DNA glycosylase, translated as MTEQKRIDCFKCKHFYVTWDSRFPKGCKAFEFKGRALPSVEVKRASGQDCLRFTNK; from the coding sequence ATGACGGAGCAAAAAAGGATAGATTGCTTTAAATGCAAGCATTTTTATGTAACATGGGATTCAAGATTCCCAAAAGGATGCAAAGCCTTTGAATTTAAAGGCAGGGCGCTTCCATCCGTTGAAGTGAAGAGGGCATCAGGACAAGACTGTCTCCGCTTCACGAACAAATAA
- a CDS encoding YwdI family protein yields MNISVQKLLAKIEDQLKEAKASGSEATIRERVYAIKSLCELVLEQEGGNSNVTYSQPVQQPVVIQPSPVSMQQMQPVQQMQQMQQMQQMQTPKLNTDEGNGDSLFDF; encoded by the coding sequence ATGAACATTTCTGTCCAAAAACTATTGGCGAAAATAGAAGACCAGCTCAAGGAAGCGAAAGCAAGCGGAAGTGAGGCAACTATTCGTGAGCGAGTATATGCCATTAAATCATTATGCGAGCTTGTTTTGGAGCAGGAGGGTGGCAACTCAAACGTCACTTACAGCCAGCCGGTACAGCAGCCAGTAGTAATTCAGCCTTCCCCTGTTTCAATGCAGCAGATGCAGCCAGTTCAGCAAATGCAACAAATGCAACAAATGCAACAAATGCAGACGCCAAAATTGAATACAGACGAAGGTAATGGAGATTCTTTATTTGATTTCTAG
- a CDS encoding DUF423 domain-containing protein — protein MKIFIIIGAISALLSVAIGAFGSHGLEGKIPEKYLEIWKTGVQYQMFHSMGLLIVGILMSKFPENSLLPWAGWLMLAGIVFFAGSLYVLAITQVGILGAITPIGGVAFIAAWLLIVIAAVKYL, from the coding sequence ATGAAAATTTTTATCATTATTGGTGCAATTAGTGCGTTATTATCTGTCGCAATAGGTGCTTTCGGGTCACATGGACTTGAAGGGAAAATTCCCGAAAAGTATTTGGAGATTTGGAAGACAGGTGTCCAATATCAAATGTTTCATAGTATGGGTCTGCTTATTGTCGGTATCCTTATGAGTAAATTCCCTGAAAACAGTCTTTTGCCTTGGGCAGGCTGGCTGATGCTTGCTGGAATTGTCTTTTTTGCAGGAAGCCTTTATGTATTGGCTATCACGCAAGTAGGAATTTTGGGAGCAATCACGCCAATTGGAGGCGTGGCATTTATTGCTGCTTGGCTTCTTATCGTGATTGCTGCTGTGAAGTATTTATAA